From a single Phragmites australis chromosome 7, lpPhrAust1.1, whole genome shotgun sequence genomic region:
- the LOC133923424 gene encoding uncharacterized protein LOC133923424 has translation MAAGGGAANLEPVRYHMSDDEEDKAFNAGGDKPGRRPQTPRPYDDIGSPVYSLLEPDEHMLLPPPSVAVPPPASLQSPWSMSCLATEAEAKVYDGAAQALFKARWKSIKEEQEANPSDEPWSPNSGLPLSYYEDSPDPVGAQRQGTSFAEDALYHYNADPDNKVKYELVEAGLNNCILTERGSMYGHVNFVARPRTEHGGVESLPERFFFAEVHDQVGRDKCIPTCLRSLDSEDERIGGVGDDPIAERSPWNVSIDYCISCNHDLKHPKDGTCYRAGHFHTLP, from the coding sequence ATGGCGGCTGGTGGAGGAGCAGCAAACCTTGAGCCGGTGCGCTACCACATGTcggacgacgaggaggacaaAGCCTTCAACGCAGGCGGCGACAAGCCAGGCCGGCGGCCACAGACTCCGAGGCCCTACGATGACATCGGCTCTCCTGTTTATTCGTTGCTGGAGCCGGACGAGCACATGCTGTTGCCGCCTCCGTCGGTAGCAGTGCCACCGCCGGCCTCGCTGCAGTCTCCGTGGTCGATGTCTTGTCTCGCCACTGAGGCCGAGGCAAAGGTCTATGACGGCGCCGCTCAGGCCCTTTTCAAGGCTCGCTGGAAGAGTATTAAAGAGGAGCAGGAAGCTAATCCGTCGGACGAGCCATGGTCACCGAACTCCGGGCTACCACTGTCCTACTACGAAGACTCGCCTGACCCTGTCGGAGCACAGCGCCAGGGAACATCCTTCGCGGAAGACGCGCTGTACCACTACAACGCCGACCCGGACAACAAGGTCAAATATGAGCTCGTCGAGGCCGGCCTCAACAACTGCATACTCACCGAGAGAGGCTCGATGTACGGCCACGTCAACTTCGTTGCCAGGCCGCGCACCGAGCATGGTGGCGTCGAGAGCTTGCCGGAGCGGTTCTTCTTCGCCGAGGTGCATGATCAGGTAGGGAGAGACAAGTGCATCCCAACCTGCCTCCGCTCCCTGGACTCGGAGGACGAGCGGATCGGTGGCGTCGGCGACGACCCAATCGCCGAACGCTCGCCGTGGAATGTCAGTATCGACTACTGTATCTCGTGCAACCATGACCTCAAACACCCAAAGGACGGAACTTGTTACAGAGCCGGGCACTTCCATACGTTGCCCTAg
- the LOC133925373 gene encoding uncharacterized protein LOC133925373, with protein sequence MALYTIYQSMPEQVMCSLTRKDTAKAAWEVIKTLKKEFEGLKMEEGETMDEFAGRVTSVITSICMLGDTTGGEIDVVRRFLRVASARYMQLIISIEQCMDLKSLTIDDLVRRYKAYNERVRISFSDPKENEHLLLTCTQWETLTKEKKSGGSGSGAKKDCDRGSGCGKADGGHSDGRDDDDNKTSVYSDFNEHKSKGKKGKCYNYRVCGHFAKECRKPRTEEALLMTADDESCLHVMKH encoded by the coding sequence ATGGCATTGTACACCATCTACCAGTCCATGCCAGAGCAAGTGATGTGTTCCCTCACTAGGAAAGATACGGCAAAGGCGGCGTGGGAGGTGATCAAGACCCTCAAGAAGGAGTTCGAGGGCTTGAAGATGGAGGAAGGGGAGACCATGGATGAATTTGCCGGGCGGGTGACATCGGTCATCACCAGCATCTGCATGTTGGGCGACACCACGGGGGGAGAAATTGATGTTGTTCGCAGGTTTCTCCGTGTTGCCTCAGCCCGCTACATGCAACTCATCATCTCCATCGAGCAATGCATGGACTTGAAGAGCCTCACCATTGACGACCTCGTCAGGCGGTACAAGGCCTACAATGAGCGCGTCCGAATCAGTTTTAGCGATCCAAAGGAGAACGAACATTTGTTGCTCACATGCACGCAGTGGGAGACTCTCaccaaagagaagaagagcGGAGGGTCAGGCAGCGGCGCAAAGAAGGACTGTGATCGTGGTAGTGGCTGTGGCAAGGCTGATGGCGGCCATAGTGACGGccgtgatgatgatgacaacaagaCCAGCGTCTACTCCGACTTCAACGAGCACAAGTCCAAGGGAAAGAAAGGTAAATGCTACAACTATAGAGTTTGTGGGCATTTTGCCAAGGAGTGCCGCAAGCCAAGGACGGAAGAAGCGCTCCTCATGACGGCCGATGACGAGTCGTGTCTCCATGTGATGAAGCATTGA